Proteins encoded together in one Candidatus Xianfuyuplasma coldseepsis window:
- a CDS encoding metal ABC transporter permease translates to MMLLASEGSFILDLFRYEFLQYSLFAGLILGFITPLIGSFVVIRRLSFIADTLSHFSLAGLSIGLFLINTLGLVFIGDPLYLAVIAAVIGAFIIEILRGYYVNYKEISMPIVMSLGTALSALFISLAGGWNSSIYNFLFGSLLTVGRDYLALILVVAVTVILMIVLFYKQIVLVSFDEAYAKLVGIKINRFQFMSTLVLALVVSLSIVTVGVLLVSSLMIIPVAAAMKVGKSFRNTITIAILFSELSVLLGSWISYELSVPPGASIVLINIIILFLTGFFKRFIMNKRLKQQQREIQAK, encoded by the coding sequence ATGATGCTGTTAGCTAGCGAAGGCTCCTTTATCCTTGATCTCTTCCGTTATGAGTTCCTCCAATATTCTCTCTTCGCCGGGTTGATTCTAGGATTCATCACTCCGCTTATCGGGTCGTTTGTTGTTATCCGTCGTCTATCGTTTATCGCCGATACCTTAAGCCACTTTAGCTTAGCTGGTTTATCGATTGGTTTGTTCTTAATCAACACCCTAGGTCTTGTCTTTATTGGGGACCCCTTATACCTTGCTGTTATTGCTGCCGTTATCGGAGCTTTTATCATTGAGATCTTACGGGGATACTATGTCAACTATAAAGAAATATCGATGCCGATTGTTATGAGTTTAGGGACCGCACTGAGTGCCTTGTTCATCAGTCTTGCGGGTGGATGGAACTCCTCCATCTATAATTTCTTATTCGGTAGTTTGCTTACCGTAGGTCGTGATTACTTAGCCCTAATCTTAGTCGTTGCTGTAACCGTCATCTTAATGATTGTTCTATTCTATAAACAAATCGTCTTGGTATCGTTTGATGAAGCGTACGCCAAACTCGTTGGCATTAAAATCAATCGATTCCAATTCATGTCGACATTGGTCTTAGCACTTGTTGTTTCATTATCGATTGTTACTGTTGGGGTATTGCTTGTATCATCATTGATGATTATTCCTGTCGCTGCTGCAATGAAAGTCGGTAAAAGTTTCCGTAATACCATCACAATCGCGATTCTCTTTAGTGAGTTATCGGTATTACTCGGATCCTGGATATCCTATGAACTGAGTGTTCCACCAGGTGCCAGTATCGTATTAATCAATATCATTATCCTGTTCTTAACGGGATTCTTCAAACGCTTCATCATGAACAAACGACTCAAACAACAACAGCGAGAAATCCAAGCAAAATAA
- a CDS encoding SDR family NAD(P)-dependent oxidoreductase: MKWPEELNFIPVSRMPQKQSTVDMNGKTVIISGATSGVGLAATKRYLEGHAHIVMVVRNQDKAETIKTELLQDTAGTIDIIIADFSDMNSVRHAAHEILATYDTIDVIINSVGMHSTKKRYTKEGREMVFAVNHLGPFLFTQLLIPKLIKQEHGRIIQVNSEGHRFNGLRIHDVDWHKRLYTGLRGYGASKTAQLLTVWELADQLHGTNVTINAMHPGAVKSKIGSNNGLLYRIFNTLFTQPFLKDPKVSGNALYYLGTAPELETVSGRFFNLTNEEIPAKHARNRDLGKKIYELSIQLTNEVTP, encoded by the coding sequence ATGAAATGGCCTGAAGAACTCAATTTCATCCCAGTTTCAAGGATGCCTCAGAAACAAAGTACCGTCGATATGAATGGGAAAACCGTCATCATCTCCGGAGCCACCTCCGGTGTTGGACTTGCTGCCACAAAACGATATCTTGAAGGACACGCCCATATCGTTATGGTCGTACGTAATCAAGACAAAGCGGAAACGATTAAAACCGAATTATTACAAGATACAGCTGGTACAATTGACATCATTATTGCCGACTTTAGTGATATGAATAGTGTCCGTCATGCTGCACATGAAATTCTAGCTACCTATGACACCATTGATGTTATCATCAATAGTGTTGGCATGCATTCAACAAAGAAACGCTATACCAAAGAAGGACGCGAGATGGTCTTTGCTGTTAATCATTTAGGACCGTTCTTATTCACGCAATTACTTATTCCCAAACTGATCAAACAAGAACACGGGCGCATCATTCAAGTAAACTCCGAAGGTCATCGCTTCAATGGACTACGAATCCATGACGTCGATTGGCACAAACGGTTGTACACTGGTCTCCGCGGGTATGGTGCATCCAAAACTGCTCAATTACTAACAGTATGGGAACTAGCTGATCAACTACATGGAACCAACGTCACCATCAATGCGATGCATCCCGGTGCCGTCAAATCCAAAATCGGATCCAATAACGGGCTACTATACCGTATCTTTAATACGCTATTCACCCAACCCTTCTTGAAAGATCCGAAAGTATCTGGAAACGCATTATACTATCTCGGTACCGCTCCTGAATTAGAAACGGTATCTGGTCGCTTTTTCAACCTTACCAATGAAGAAATTCCCGCCAAGCATGCGCGTAACCGCGATCTTGGTAAGAAAATATATGAACTAAGTATACAACTAACAAATGAGGTGACACCATGA
- the truA gene encoding tRNA pseudouridine(38-40) synthase TruA — translation MIERFLNAWETSHQDILESLFSDHLFGARFASEDVFYDKASCIEYMMKHPIKRTILTTQSSGTTVLYEMQEDNKVIVGKMVIDHNHIVKLYETVKQNTIRIKAVCSYDGSDFLGYQRQATGQTIQGTIEMALYQGLNLQEPPTIHASGRTDKAVHAKHQVFHTDINTNIPVSKMARLINSYLPDSIHIHQLEEVPQTFHSRFDVLQKTYQYRINTKTYNPIQRNYEWFVNNLDPVRLQSILNEIKGTHDFQSFTTSTDQSTIRTISDVVVEPNDSHIVITITGDGFLRYMVRYIVYAAVSITQNKLPYTMTELVNRKDPNLLKEMAPASGLYLDHIMY, via the coding sequence ATGATTGAACGATTTCTAAACGCCTGGGAGACATCGCATCAAGACATCTTAGAATCCCTATTTTCAGACCATTTATTTGGGGCCCGGTTTGCTTCAGAAGACGTGTTTTATGATAAGGCATCGTGCATTGAATATATGATGAAACACCCGATAAAACGAACGATACTAACAACGCAATCATCCGGTACAACAGTGTTGTATGAAATGCAAGAAGATAATAAGGTGATTGTTGGTAAAATGGTCATCGATCATAACCACATCGTCAAACTCTATGAAACCGTCAAACAAAACACCATTCGCATCAAAGCGGTTTGTAGTTACGACGGTAGTGACTTCCTTGGCTATCAACGTCAAGCCACAGGACAAACGATTCAAGGTACGATTGAAATGGCTCTATATCAAGGATTAAACCTACAAGAACCACCGACGATTCACGCCAGTGGCCGAACCGATAAAGCAGTCCATGCGAAGCATCAGGTATTTCACACCGATATCAATACAAACATACCGGTATCGAAAATGGCTCGATTAATCAATAGCTATCTTCCCGATAGTATCCACATACACCAACTAGAAGAAGTACCTCAAACGTTCCACAGTCGTTTTGATGTCCTTCAGAAAACCTATCAATATCGTATCAATACAAAAACCTACAATCCGATTCAACGGAACTACGAGTGGTTTGTAAACAACCTCGATCCAGTGCGATTGCAATCCATTTTAAATGAAATCAAGGGAACTCATGATTTCCAAAGTTTCACGACATCGACGGATCAATCAACTATACGAACGATATCCGACGTAGTGGTTGAACCAAACGATTCTCATATAGTGATTACGATTACTGGGGATGGATTCTTACGTTATATGGTGCGGTATATTGTGTATGCTGCAGTATCGATAACGCAAAACAAACTACCCTATACCATGACCGAATTAGTAAACCGAAAAGATCCGAATCTGTTAAAAGAAATGGCTCCAGCATCGGGACTCTATCTCGACCATATTATGTATTAG
- a CDS encoding GNAT family N-acetyltransferase, with product MTYQELLFDEDQILHLYNANHWTAYTKDKDTLFKGIIQSLDTLACYDNDQLVGLIRTVGDGHTMVYILDILVHPDYHRQGIGRTLINKILTKYTHVRQIHLATDNTPEQQAFYEAVGFQQYGDAGLVGYKRK from the coding sequence ATGACATATCAAGAACTCCTGTTTGATGAAGATCAAATATTACATCTATACAATGCGAATCACTGGACGGCATATACAAAGGATAAAGATACCTTATTCAAGGGAATCATTCAGTCCCTTGATACGCTTGCCTGTTACGACAATGATCAACTCGTTGGATTGATCCGAACCGTTGGTGACGGTCACACAATGGTGTATATCCTCGATATTTTGGTTCATCCCGATTATCACCGTCAAGGTATCGGACGAACGTTAATCAATAAAATACTAACAAAATATACCCATGTTCGTCAGATTCATCTGGCAACCGATAATACACCCGAGCAACAAGCATTTTACGAAGCCGTTGGATTTCAGCAATATGGCGATGCAGGGCTTGTTGGTTATAAACGGAAATAA
- a CDS encoding M28 family metallopeptidase, giving the protein MKPLQSMANNALKNTQTIIDEFGPRLAGTSACLNAADAIASKMEAVTDKVEKEHFFLYQGAFLGWIRILVVLYLAGGVLLWLNQPLVTVILLVLGLLILVLQFFLYKPLLDRFYPKKTGCNVIGTIEPEQDVKRQIIVSGHHDSARIFNFFIHQPKLYNLRVTGGIGLIVLMLLVGVFNVIVDLPTVELVLTIIVTAGFLLTGQMWFFASKNGTPGAGDNLIASTMTLELGQYFKNNPLQHTRIIMASFDAEEEGLRGARAYAKTHKQEFQELDTTLLNVDCPYYLKDVFFLTSDINGSVELSTELAKDLVTIATQKGYPAKHQPIAFLTGGTDAAELAKVGVKATTLMAMPWNNNERASVYHTPHDTVDAIEIEAVQATLDIFTEYIQQQDQK; this is encoded by the coding sequence ATGAAACCACTACAATCAATGGCTAACAATGCCTTAAAGAACACTCAAACCATCATTGATGAATTTGGTCCCCGCCTTGCGGGAACGTCCGCCTGTTTAAATGCGGCTGATGCGATTGCATCAAAGATGGAAGCTGTGACTGATAAGGTTGAAAAAGAACACTTCTTCCTCTATCAAGGAGCCTTCTTAGGATGGATTCGCATCCTAGTTGTGTTATATTTAGCTGGAGGAGTTTTATTGTGGTTAAATCAACCACTTGTAACTGTCATTCTTCTTGTTTTAGGTTTGCTAATTCTGGTCCTACAGTTCTTTTTATATAAACCGTTACTCGATCGTTTCTATCCCAAGAAAACCGGATGTAATGTGATTGGAACGATTGAACCAGAGCAAGACGTTAAACGACAAATCATTGTCAGTGGCCACCACGACAGTGCACGGATCTTTAACTTCTTTATCCATCAACCCAAATTATACAATCTTCGAGTTACCGGAGGGATAGGATTAATTGTGCTCATGTTACTTGTAGGAGTCTTCAATGTCATCGTCGATCTTCCAACAGTAGAGCTCGTACTAACAATCATCGTAACCGCAGGATTCTTGTTAACGGGACAAATGTGGTTCTTTGCGTCCAAAAACGGAACTCCTGGAGCTGGAGATAACTTAATTGCAAGTACGATGACACTCGAACTAGGACAATACTTTAAAAATAATCCACTGCAACATACGCGGATAATTATGGCCAGTTTCGATGCCGAGGAAGAAGGTTTACGTGGGGCTCGAGCGTATGCAAAAACTCACAAGCAAGAGTTTCAAGAACTCGATACAACCTTACTAAATGTCGATTGTCCCTATTACCTAAAAGACGTATTCTTCTTAACCAGTGACATCAACGGCAGTGTGGAGTTATCCACCGAACTTGCGAAGGATCTCGTTACCATTGCGACGCAAAAAGGCTATCCAGCTAAACATCAACCCATCGCCTTTTTAACTGGTGGAACGGATGCCGCTGAACTCGCGAAAGTCGGTGTCAAAGCAACAACCTTAATGGCAATGCCGTGGAACAACAATGAACGCGCCAGTGTCTATCACACACCTCATGATACGGTGGATGCGATTGAAATCGAAGCCGTGCAAGCAACACTAGATATTTTCACCGAATACATCCAACAACAAGATCAAAAATAG
- the tmk gene encoding dTMP kinase, whose protein sequence is MAGKFITFEGPEGSGKTSVIKAVRDFLVSEGYDIVTTREPGGTKIAEDIRDIILSKENTEMNAHTEALLYAASRSQHFTEVVVPALEKGQIVICDRFIDSSLAYQGYARNLGIDEVFEINRFGIGNKLPDVTIFIDVPPKVGLKRVFDNTGRKVDRLDLESVEFHEKVYQGYLLLADKFKDRFVVVDGTNDVETVVEDTIQILKTYL, encoded by the coding sequence GTGGCAGGAAAATTTATCACATTTGAAGGACCAGAAGGGTCCGGAAAAACATCCGTCATCAAAGCCGTACGAGATTTTCTCGTATCCGAAGGTTATGACATAGTAACAACAAGAGAACCCGGTGGAACAAAAATAGCTGAGGATATCAGAGACATCATTTTAAGTAAAGAGAATACGGAAATGAATGCCCATACTGAAGCCTTGTTATATGCCGCTTCTCGTAGTCAACATTTCACCGAAGTCGTGGTTCCCGCATTAGAGAAAGGACAAATCGTCATCTGTGATCGCTTTATTGATTCGAGTTTAGCTTATCAAGGATATGCCCGTAATCTAGGCATTGACGAAGTATTCGAAATCAATCGTTTCGGTATCGGAAACAAACTTCCCGACGTAACGATTTTTATTGATGTTCCCCCCAAAGTTGGACTCAAACGCGTCTTTGACAACACCGGTCGTAAAGTCGATCGCTTGGATTTGGAATCCGTTGAGTTTCATGAGAAAGTCTATCAAGGCTATCTCTTATTAGCTGATAAATTCAAAGATCGCTTTGTTGTTGTCGACGGTACCAACGACGTCGAAACCGTCGTTGAAGATACGATTCAAATATTAAAAACATACTTATAA
- a CDS encoding phytoene desaturase family protein, protein MKSYDAIVVGGGISGLTATAFLNKQGYNTLLCEQSDKVGGLVSTFTYKGFTFDGGIRAIENSGIVLPMLKSLGLEVEFLDSTVSLGIEDTVIQVQDRSAVLAYGEVLKSKFPNNKDDIDTIIAQIDKIMDYMRILYGIDNPIFLDPIKDGKYFVTKVIPWMFDYLFTFRKVQKLSIPVEDYLRTLTNNQALNDVIAQHFFKQTPAFFALSYFSLYLDYRYPKGGTGTLVHTIEDYINETGGTIQTNTKITSIDPVKKIVTDESGEQYSYKSLIWSANLTTFYDVVDISHLPRIKQKQKVLDKKQSLQGLRGGDSVATTYFSVDLPPEYYDDKCTAHFFYTPKLDGLYDIFQEEEKVLLSNDKETIKDWVIRHYENTTYEISIPVLRDPDMAPEGKSGLIVSTLFSYDITKKIQDMGWYNEFKTVMEDITIQVLSNTIFPGLQDQIIDRFSSTPLTLQSRTGNIDGAITGWAFTNSHMPAVDELIKIAQSVKTPFKDIFQSGQWTYSPAGLPIAILTGKLASNQAIKRIKKAR, encoded by the coding sequence ATGAAATCCTATGATGCCATTGTCGTCGGCGGAGGAATCAGCGGCTTAACCGCTACCGCCTTTTTAAACAAACAAGGCTACAATACTCTCCTCTGTGAACAATCCGATAAAGTCGGTGGTTTAGTCAGTACCTTTACCTATAAAGGGTTCACCTTTGATGGTGGAATCCGAGCAATTGAAAATTCTGGGATTGTACTTCCGATGTTGAAATCCCTAGGACTCGAAGTCGAATTTCTTGATAGTACCGTCTCTCTCGGTATTGAAGATACCGTGATTCAAGTCCAAGATCGCAGTGCCGTTTTAGCCTATGGTGAGGTCTTAAAGTCCAAATTCCCCAACAACAAAGACGACATTGACACGATCATTGCTCAAATCGATAAAATCATGGATTACATGCGAATTCTATACGGTATCGACAATCCCATTTTCCTTGATCCAATCAAGGATGGTAAGTATTTCGTCACCAAAGTCATTCCCTGGATGTTTGATTATCTCTTTACCTTCCGTAAAGTTCAAAAGCTCAGTATCCCCGTCGAAGACTATTTGCGGACATTAACCAATAATCAAGCGTTAAATGATGTGATTGCCCAACACTTCTTCAAGCAAACTCCCGCCTTCTTTGCGCTTAGCTATTTCAGTCTATATCTTGATTACCGCTACCCCAAAGGCGGAACCGGAACGCTTGTCCACACCATCGAAGACTACATCAATGAAACCGGTGGTACGATTCAAACCAACACCAAAATTACCTCGATTGATCCCGTGAAGAAAATTGTCACCGACGAATCGGGGGAACAGTACTCCTATAAATCACTCATATGGAGTGCCAACTTAACGACCTTCTACGACGTCGTTGATATCTCTCATTTACCCCGTATCAAGCAAAAACAAAAAGTACTCGACAAAAAACAATCTCTCCAAGGATTACGTGGTGGCGATAGCGTCGCAACCACCTACTTCTCGGTTGATTTACCACCCGAGTATTACGATGACAAATGTACCGCCCACTTCTTCTATACGCCAAAACTAGATGGTTTATATGATATCTTCCAAGAAGAGGAAAAGGTCTTATTATCCAACGATAAAGAAACGATCAAAGACTGGGTGATTCGTCATTACGAGAATACAACCTATGAAATCTCGATTCCGGTATTACGCGATCCCGACATGGCACCCGAGGGGAAATCGGGATTAATCGTTAGTACCTTATTCAGTTATGACATCACGAAAAAGATTCAAGACATGGGATGGTACAACGAATTTAAAACCGTGATGGAAGATATCACTATTCAGGTGTTATCCAATACGATTTTCCCTGGATTACAAGATCAGATTATTGATCGTTTTAGTTCGACGCCACTCACCCTACAAAGCCGTACCGGCAACATCGATGGTGCCATCACCGGATGGGCTTTCACCAATAGCCACATGCCTGCCGTCGATGAACTAATAAAAATTGCCCAATCGGTTAAAACACCATTCAAAGATATTTTCCAATCGGGACAATGGACCTATTCTCCCGCAGGTTTACCGATTGCAATCTTAACAGGGAAACTCGCATCCAACCAAGCGATTAAACGGATTAAGAAAGCTCGGTAA
- a CDS encoding alpha/beta hydrolase encodes MNIVHKSHPSNSMVRWLLVISKFIMRSTLLDRSIRKPNTLPISQPNDTVKSTYGGLDVYSFNKTSNHHVIYLHGGAYKNQMMKMHFDFARDLANKSNATVHIIDYPLLPEGTVDVTVPKTIECIHELMTTNKIQSIYLSGDSAGGGLALSVAHQMPHNTIKELFLLSPWLDVSTTNEGIEYLIKKDPILSVKGLQKCGNDYALNRPKDPIASPLYEENELPQPLHIYAGTHDLLFPDVLKYEYLHQDINLHVFHKAVHCCSIIPGTKAKNDTLHDISSHIS; translated from the coding sequence ATGAATATTGTCCATAAATCCCATCCATCCAATTCAATGGTACGATGGTTATTGGTAATCTCAAAATTTATTATGCGATCAACATTACTCGATCGTTCCATTCGTAAACCAAATACACTTCCCATTTCCCAACCAAATGATACGGTGAAAAGTACGTATGGTGGACTTGATGTCTACTCCTTTAACAAAACTTCCAACCACCATGTCATTTATCTTCATGGGGGTGCCTATAAAAATCAAATGATGAAGATGCACTTTGATTTTGCTCGTGACTTGGCCAACAAAAGTAATGCAACTGTACACATCATTGATTATCCACTACTACCAGAAGGTACTGTGGATGTTACCGTCCCTAAAACCATTGAATGCATTCATGAGTTGATGACTACAAATAAGATTCAATCAATCTACCTTAGTGGCGATAGCGCCGGTGGCGGTCTCGCCCTCAGTGTAGCTCATCAAATGCCCCACAACACCATCAAGGAACTCTTCTTACTATCTCCTTGGTTGGATGTTAGTACGACCAACGAAGGCATTGAATATTTGATTAAGAAAGATCCCATTCTTTCGGTTAAAGGCTTACAAAAGTGCGGTAACGATTATGCGCTGAATCGTCCAAAAGACCCGATCGCATCACCTTTATATGAAGAGAACGAGTTGCCACAACCACTACACATATACGCGGGAACCCACGATCTATTGTTTCCCGATGTATTGAAATACGAATATCTCCATCAAGACATCAATCTACATGTATTCCATAAAGCTGTCCACTGCTGTAGTATCATTCCTGGTACCAAGGCTAAAAACGATACCCTACACGATATATCCTCCCACATTTCCTAA
- a CDS encoding sulfite exporter TauE/SafE family protein, translating to MDTWLYVSLIALTAGFVKGVSGFGSSLVSIPLLALVFGVDYIKEIVVVMVTFNLILNSMLLVAHKGFRIDSLRNVWLIPLFGILFTIVGIEIFIAVSDTTIKTIAGIMILVSMGIKILQYSPYSITLPETNLFKIIVGSLSGIGNGIASIDGPPVVFYLSSIHAEKVYFKNVLAAHFLVMGIAAVFYHISIGSYTMDIVSILLVMIVGTAIGAFVGIKISKNWQQHIFDYVVIVILFALGMYFLLW from the coding sequence ATGGATACATGGCTCTATGTAAGTTTAATTGCCCTCACGGCAGGGTTTGTCAAAGGCGTTAGTGGGTTTGGGAGTAGTTTGGTATCCATTCCCCTTTTGGCCCTCGTGTTTGGTGTAGATTATATCAAAGAGATTGTTGTTGTAATGGTGACATTTAACTTAATATTAAACAGCATGTTACTGGTGGCTCACAAAGGATTTCGTATAGATAGTCTTCGTAACGTGTGGTTGATTCCCCTGTTTGGGATCCTCTTTACCATTGTTGGCATTGAAATCTTTATTGCAGTTTCCGATACCACCATCAAGACGATAGCAGGAATTATGATTTTAGTTTCGATGGGGATTAAAATTCTTCAGTATTCTCCCTATTCGATTACATTGCCAGAAACCAATCTATTCAAGATTATTGTTGGATCTCTAAGTGGAATTGGGAATGGGATTGCCTCGATTGATGGACCGCCTGTAGTCTTTTACTTAAGTAGTATACATGCGGAAAAAGTATATTTTAAAAATGTCCTCGCAGCTCATTTTCTTGTGATGGGCATCGCCGCTGTGTTCTATCATATTAGCATTGGGTCGTATACAATGGACATTGTAAGTATTTTACTTGTGATGATTGTCGGAACAGCAATTGGTGCTTTTGTCGGAATCAAGATTAGTAAAAACTGGCAGCAACACATCTTTGATTATGTGGTGATTGTAATTTTGTTTGCTCTAGGAATGTATTTCTTACTATGGTAA
- a CDS encoding nuclear transport factor 2 family protein, with amino-acid sequence MNDIPTLTEATIKEYWSKTYNKDGKPDWSHIFPFYHEDIRFQDSIQVVEGFDNFEKMCNRLTKRTKSLEMDLLNINKNDNVILMEWIMTMSFRRSPKTRMYGTTRLTLHEDGRIIEQRDYYDLWGDIFDNVPVWRRIYRWFMRTFFG; translated from the coding sequence ATGAACGACATTCCCACATTAACCGAAGCAACCATTAAAGAATACTGGTCGAAAACCTATAACAAAGATGGCAAGCCAGATTGGTCCCACATCTTTCCTTTTTACCACGAAGACATTCGCTTTCAAGACTCAATTCAAGTTGTCGAAGGATTCGACAATTTTGAAAAGATGTGCAATCGTCTAACAAAACGAACCAAATCCCTCGAAATGGACCTGTTAAACATCAATAAGAACGACAACGTCATCCTCATGGAATGGATCATGACGATGTCGTTTCGCCGTTCTCCGAAAACGAGAATGTACGGTACAACACGTTTAACACTGCATGAAGACGGACGGATTATTGAACAACGTGACTACTACGACTTATGGGGCGACATCTTTGACAACGTTCCCGTATGGAGACGCATCTACCGTTGGTTTATGCGGACCTTCTTTGGGTAA
- a CDS encoding metal ABC transporter ATP-binding protein, translated as MRLLIQNLTFGYDYRTVLKDISLKINSGDFLAVIGNNGAGKSTLIKCILGINKVAPGQIFLDDIDVSLFTNFINIGYVPQKFDDFNYEFPITVNEILSASNVRDISEDKLLELLDKSGILELQNENINNLSGGQLQRVFIVRSLMNDPKMLILDEPTVGVDRKNVEAFYKLVNELNAGGITIILITHNIHESKANLSHVLSIHNGEGVFREVERGEDE; from the coding sequence GTGCGATTACTAATTCAAAATTTAACCTTTGGTTACGACTATCGGACCGTATTAAAAGACATCTCCTTGAAGATTAATTCTGGGGATTTTTTAGCGGTTATTGGAAACAACGGTGCCGGTAAATCAACCTTGATTAAATGCATCCTAGGAATTAACAAAGTCGCACCAGGACAAATTTTCTTAGACGATATCGATGTATCGCTTTTTACCAACTTCATCAACATTGGTTACGTCCCGCAGAAATTTGACGATTTCAACTACGAATTTCCAATTACTGTCAACGAGATTTTAAGTGCGTCCAACGTCCGTGATATCAGTGAAGACAAACTCTTAGAATTACTCGATAAAAGCGGGATTTTAGAACTCCAAAACGAAAACATCAATAACCTTTCAGGTGGCCAATTACAACGCGTCTTTATCGTTCGCAGTTTAATGAACGATCCCAAGATGTTAATCTTGGATGAACCGACCGTTGGTGTCGATAGAAAGAATGTCGAAGCATTCTATAAATTAGTCAACGAACTCAATGCCGGAGGAATAACGATTATCCTAATTACCCACAACATTCATGAATCGAAAGCCAATCTATCCCATGTCTTATCGATTCACAATGGTGAAGGGGTATTTAGAGAAGTTGAGCGAGGGGAAGACGAATGA
- a CDS encoding M24 family metallopeptidase gives MIVKHIQEKIKTEAFDALLLTGLENPAAKKNLQYVTNYTGSYGFAIIGEDYKYFISDFRYRDQVAEEVPDFTFVEITGAFLDALKEVIQKESITSLGFDKRIRYSEYELYQTLGVTLHPLNNFMESFRVSKTPEEVAKIKKACEITDQALADILQELKVGMIEKDVEIKLKNRMIELGAEVTWDRFIVASGARGAMPHGMASDKRIEKGDLVTFDIGCAYEGYYSDLTRTVAMGKPSSKMKELYEIVKEAQRRGVAAAKAGMTGKELDAVCRDYITERGYGEYFKHGTGHGLGMDVHEAPRVSYAYDKPLEVGACVTIEPGIYISGLGGVRIEDDVILTEDGCIVLNEFPKELLIIE, from the coding sequence ATGATTGTGAAGCACATCCAAGAAAAAATTAAAACCGAAGCGTTTGATGCGCTCTTACTCACAGGACTTGAAAATCCAGCAGCAAAGAAAAATCTTCAGTATGTAACCAATTATACGGGTTCGTACGGGTTTGCGATTATTGGTGAAGACTACAAGTACTTCATCAGTGATTTTCGCTATCGTGATCAAGTAGCAGAGGAAGTACCCGATTTTACGTTTGTCGAGATTACCGGGGCATTTTTAGATGCTTTAAAAGAGGTTATTCAAAAAGAAAGTATCACGTCACTCGGATTTGATAAGCGCATTCGATATAGCGAATATGAACTGTATCAGACATTGGGGGTAACCCTTCATCCATTAAACAATTTTATGGAATCCTTCCGCGTATCGAAAACACCGGAGGAAGTTGCGAAGATTAAAAAGGCTTGTGAGATTACTGATCAAGCACTTGCGGACATTCTTCAGGAATTAAAAGTTGGCATGATTGAAAAAGACGTCGAGATCAAATTGAAAAACCGGATGATTGAACTCGGTGCGGAAGTTACCTGGGATCGATTTATTGTTGCCAGTGGTGCCCGTGGAGCAATGCCACATGGTATGGCGAGTGATAAACGCATTGAAAAAGGCGATCTCGTTACCTTTGATATCGGCTGTGCCTACGAAGGGTATTATTCCGATCTAACCAGAACGGTAGCAATGGGTAAACCATCGTCGAAAATGAAAGAATTATACGAGATTGTCAAAGAAGCACAACGCCGTGGCGTTGCGGCTGCCAAAGCCGGGATGACGGGAAAAGAACTCGATGCTGTCTGTCGTGATTATATCACCGAACGTGGGTATGGCGAGTACTTTAAACACGGTACGGGCCATGGTCTAGGAATGGATGTTCATGAGGCACCTCGTGTATCATATGCGTATGATAAACCACTTGAAGTTGGAGCATGTGTCACGATTGAACCAGGAATCTACATCAGTGGACTTGGTGGCGTTCGGATTGAAGATGATGTCATCTTAACCGAAGATGGATGTATCGTTCTAAACGAGTTCCCGAAAGAACTTTTAATCATCGAATAA